The Atribacteraceae bacterium genome contains a region encoding:
- the galU gene encoding UTP--glucose-1-phosphate uridylyltransferase GalU has product MAEKSIRKALIPVAGFGTRLLPATKAQPKEMLPVVDTPAVQYVVEEALNSGVESLLFVTGRGKQAIENYFDYSVELEKELKDRGKLDLLQEVREVGDLIHIFYVRQKRQKGLGDAIWYGRQFIGDAPFAVLLADDIIDARIPCLAQMAEVYREFPGIVLAVEQVPRERVDQLGIIKGRKVKDRVFAVEDLVEKPDPAEAPSDLAIVGRYILTPSIFDSIEKTTPGKGGEIQLTDAMKNLIGRENVYAYQFEGTLYGVGDKLGFLKANIAYALKREDLGPPIREFIRECLDG; this is encoded by the coding sequence ATGGCGGAAAAATCCATACGTAAGGCCTTGATACCGGTAGCCGGGTTCGGTACCCGACTCCTGCCGGCAACTAAGGCTCAGCCGAAAGAGATGTTGCCGGTGGTCGATACCCCGGCGGTTCAGTACGTGGTGGAAGAAGCGTTGAATTCCGGGGTGGAAAGCCTATTATTCGTGACCGGCCGGGGAAAGCAGGCGATCGAAAATTATTTTGACTACTCGGTGGAACTGGAAAAGGAACTCAAGGATCGGGGAAAATTGGACCTGTTGCAAGAAGTGCGGGAGGTCGGGGATCTCATCCATATTTTCTATGTTCGGCAGAAACGGCAAAAGGGCCTGGGAGACGCCATCTGGTACGGGAGACAATTCATCGGGGACGCACCATTTGCGGTTCTTCTTGCCGATGACATTATCGATGCCCGGATTCCCTGCCTGGCCCAGATGGCGGAGGTCTACCGGGAATTTCCGGGAATCGTGCTGGCGGTGGAACAGGTTCCCCGGGAAAGGGTTGACCAGTTGGGGATTATTAAGGGACGGAAGGTCAAAGATCGGGTTTTCGCGGTGGAAGACTTAGTGGAGAAGCCCGACCCAGCTGAAGCCCCCTCGGACCTGGCCATCGTAGGACGATATATCCTCACGCCGTCGATTTTCGATTCAATCGAAAAGACCACGCCGGGAAAGGGCGGTGAAATCCAGCTCACCGACGCTATGAAGAACTTGATTGGACGGGAAAACGTTTATGCCTACCAGTTTGAGGGAACCTTGTACGGGGTTGGAGACAAGCTCGGCTTTCTGAAGGCCAACATCGCTTATGCCCTCAAGCGGGAGGACCTAGGCCCACCGATCCGGGAATTCATTCGGGAATGCTTGGACGGATAG
- a CDS encoding MBL fold metallo-hydrolase yields the protein MRLTFHGAAREVTGSCYLLEGAGKRVLVDRGLIQGRGEERNREPLPFDPATLDGVYLTHAHLDHSGLIPLLVREGFRGPVFATLPTVELCEVLWLDTAKIAREETERLNRRNHRSGRPIVEPLYGEEDVRKAIELFEPISYDEPVRLGGVETTFRNAAHILGAAALEVRIQDQKVVFSGDMGSFNGIMEGSPPIIDDADYVVVESTYGNRAHRGVEETRVEFGEAIGQALESGGKVLIPSFVVDRAQRVLYELFLFQRKDGLDCPVFFDSPMGKLATDIYRKYRDFLAGEIRKTRLSDTDPFSLPSLQYVSSPEESRAINNVDRAIVIAGSGMLTGGRIVHHLRHNLWKENTSLIFVGYQAAGSPGRLIVDGARRLRFFGEELSVRAKIYTINGFSAHADQNDLLKWCGYFKNNPTFLITHGEERSAQALAEALKLQGKRSIVPELGASIDLDQKAVSVPTRPRVEKLDLLKELAERIALMREMETPLHEHAESYLQSALVLLDEAGKG from the coding sequence ATGCGACTGACGTTTCATGGAGCAGCTCGGGAAGTGACTGGTTCCTGCTATCTTTTGGAAGGTGCCGGAAAGCGAGTACTGGTAGACCGTGGCTTGATTCAGGGCCGGGGCGAGGAACGCAACCGGGAACCACTCCCCTTTGATCCGGCAACGCTTGATGGGGTTTATCTCACCCATGCTCACCTGGACCATTCCGGGCTGATTCCGCTTCTGGTCCGGGAGGGGTTTCGCGGGCCCGTCTTTGCCACACTGCCCACTGTTGAACTTTGCGAAGTGCTCTGGCTGGATACCGCGAAGATCGCACGGGAAGAAACCGAGCGGTTGAACCGGAGAAACCACCGGTCCGGCCGGCCGATAGTGGAGCCACTGTATGGAGAGGAGGATGTGCGTAAGGCAATAGAACTGTTCGAACCAATTTCCTATGATGAGCCAGTTCGGCTTGGAGGGGTAGAAACTACGTTTCGTAACGCAGCGCATATCCTGGGAGCAGCGGCGCTTGAGGTCCGGATTCAGGATCAGAAAGTGGTCTTTTCCGGAGACATGGGCTCTTTTAACGGGATCATGGAAGGGTCTCCACCGATCATCGACGATGCCGATTACGTGGTCGTCGAATCCACCTATGGGAACCGGGCTCACCGGGGAGTGGAAGAAACCCGGGTGGAATTCGGCGAGGCGATCGGTCAGGCCCTGGAAAGCGGAGGAAAGGTCCTGATTCCCTCGTTTGTGGTTGACCGGGCTCAGCGGGTGTTGTACGAGCTGTTTCTCTTCCAGAGGAAGGATGGCTTGGATTGCCCGGTCTTTTTCGACAGTCCCATGGGGAAATTGGCCACCGACATTTACCGGAAATACCGTGACTTTCTGGCCGGGGAAATCCGCAAGACCCGGCTTTCGGATACGGACCCCTTTTCATTGCCCAGCTTGCAGTATGTCTCTTCCCCGGAGGAGTCCCGGGCGATCAATAATGTGGACCGGGCCATTGTCATTGCCGGAAGTGGGATGCTTACCGGAGGCCGGATCGTCCATCACCTACGCCACAACCTCTGGAAGGAAAACACCAGCCTTATTTTCGTGGGCTACCAGGCAGCGGGTTCGCCGGGCCGTTTAATCGTGGATGGCGCCCGCCGGCTCCGGTTTTTTGGTGAAGAACTTTCGGTCCGGGCTAAGATTTACACTATCAATGGTTTTTCAGCCCACGCTGATCAGAACGATCTCCTGAAATGGTGCGGTTATTTTAAGAACAACCCCACCTTTCTGATCACCCACGGGGAAGAGCGTAGCGCTCAGGCTCTGGCGGAAGCCTTAAAACTGCAAGGCAAACGATCGATTGTTCCGGAACTGGGGGCGTCCATCGATCTGGACCAAAAGGCGGTTTCTGTTCCCACCCGTCCGAGGGTGGAAAAACTGGACCTTCTCAAAGAGTTGGCCGAACGTATCGCTCTTATGCGGGAGATGGAGACCCCATTGCACGAACACGCTGAGAGTTATCTGCAGTCCGCCCTGGTTCTCCTGGACGAAGCCGGGAAAGGGTGA
- the udp gene encoding uridine phosphorylase, with the protein MSYFAYHLGLHEEDLSGVTLALVPGAPERCVKIAAAYGTYRELAVHREFKTILAESEEGKVLVVSSGIGGPSLSIAVEELARLGIRHFIRAGTCGAIQEDVGIGDLVVSEGAVRLDGTSDHYAPVSYPACADHALTTYLLRAGRELGHRVRLGLTCSTASFYPGQERYDTFSGYVIRGLRNTFEEWKRLGVLNYEMEIATLFTVCRVLGLKAAAVCGVLVSRIQEETVDLLIKPEVEMKVSETVALAAKLILRKEFRNAEE; encoded by the coding sequence ATGAGCTATTTTGCCTATCACTTGGGCTTACATGAGGAAGATCTGTCGGGGGTGACCCTGGCCTTGGTTCCCGGGGCACCGGAGCGGTGTGTGAAAATAGCCGCCGCGTATGGCACCTATCGCGAACTGGCTGTCCACCGGGAATTTAAAACGATCCTGGCCGAAAGCGAAGAGGGAAAGGTTCTGGTCGTCTCATCGGGGATCGGCGGTCCGTCCCTGTCCATCGCGGTGGAAGAGCTGGCCCGCTTGGGTATTCGCCATTTTATTCGGGCGGGGACCTGTGGGGCTATCCAGGAAGATGTCGGGATCGGCGACCTGGTGGTCAGTGAGGGAGCGGTACGCCTGGATGGGACTTCGGATCATTATGCGCCGGTCAGCTATCCCGCCTGTGCCGACCACGCGCTCACTACTTACCTGCTCCGGGCCGGGCGTGAACTCGGACATCGAGTACGGCTGGGACTCACCTGTTCGACGGCATCTTTTTATCCCGGTCAAGAACGTTATGATACGTTTTCCGGGTATGTCATCCGTGGTCTTCGCAATACATTTGAGGAATGGAAAAGGTTGGGAGTATTGAATTATGAAATGGAGATCGCTACCCTGTTCACTGTCTGCCGGGTACTGGGCCTTAAAGCTGCGGCGGTGTGTGGGGTTTTAGTGAGCCGCATACAAGAAGAAACCGTTGATCTCCTGATCAAGCCCGAAGTGGAGATGAAGGTTTCCGAGACGGTGGCTCTGGCGGCCAAGCTGATCCTACGCAAAGAGTTCCGGAACGCGGAGGAGTAA